The following are encoded in a window of Streptomyces sp. SAT1 genomic DNA:
- a CDS encoding NUDIX domain-containing protein, whose product MTVRPVVKRTARAVLLDGDDLILIKRTKPGVDPYWVTPGGGVEPDDTTVVEALHREVHEELGAKIVDVVPCFVDTVEHIGADGGATGVKVQYFFVCRLESMDPSLRHGPEVDEPSGEYEIVRVPFTRVGIASVHLVPLSLRHYLDGNIEGVRALHTPDLG is encoded by the coding sequence ATGACCGTCCGACCCGTGGTCAAGCGCACCGCCCGAGCCGTTCTCCTCGACGGTGACGACCTGATCCTGATCAAGCGCACCAAACCAGGTGTCGATCCCTACTGGGTCACGCCCGGCGGCGGGGTCGAACCGGACGACACCACCGTCGTCGAAGCCCTGCACCGCGAGGTCCATGAGGAGCTGGGCGCCAAGATCGTCGACGTGGTCCCCTGCTTCGTGGACACCGTCGAGCACATCGGTGCGGACGGCGGCGCGACCGGAGTGAAGGTGCAGTACTTCTTCGTGTGCCGTCTGGAGTCGATGGACCCGTCCCTGCGGCACGGACCAGAGGTGGACGAGCCCTCCGGCGAGTACGAGATCGTACGGGTGCCGTTCACCCGGGTCGGCATCGCCTCGGTCCACCTCGTCCCCTTGTCGCTGAGGCACTACCTCGACGGGAACATCGAGGGCGTCCGGGCCTTGCACACGCCGGATCTGGGCTGA
- a CDS encoding GNAT family N-acetyltransferase produces the protein MGDLEIRAAAAEDVPAIVALLADDPLGALRESPDDLAPYLAALERLRADPNQHLVVAVRQGRVIGTLQLTIVPGLSRRGATRSIIEGVRVHAGERGSGLGTQLIEWAVDTSRREGCALVQLTTDRSRTDAHRFYERLGFEASHVGYKLPL, from the coding sequence ATGGGAGATCTTGAGATACGCGCCGCCGCCGCCGAGGACGTCCCCGCCATCGTCGCCCTGCTCGCGGACGACCCGCTGGGCGCGCTGCGCGAATCCCCCGACGACCTCGCGCCGTACCTGGCCGCCCTGGAACGGCTCCGTGCCGATCCGAACCAGCATCTGGTGGTCGCCGTGCGTCAGGGCCGTGTCATCGGCACCCTCCAGCTCACGATCGTCCCCGGGCTGTCCCGGCGCGGAGCCACCCGGTCGATCATCGAGGGGGTCCGCGTCCACGCCGGGGAACGCGGCAGCGGCCTGGGTACCCAGCTCATCGAGTGGGCGGTCGACACATCAAGGCGCGAGGGCTGCGCCCTGGTGCAGCTGACGACCGACCGGAGCCGCACCGACGCGCATCGCTTCTACGAACGGCTGGGCTTCGAGGCCTCGCACGTGGGCTACAAGCTGCCCCTGTGA
- a CDS encoding DUF5326 family protein yields MREVFTGLPWWVKWIAVPVIALVVFGSLIATVVGFVIGLLFKLLIFVALIGGLIYIVRKFMSSSSSRGDW; encoded by the coding sequence ATGCGAGAAGTCTTCACGGGACTGCCGTGGTGGGTGAAGTGGATCGCGGTGCCGGTCATCGCCCTGGTCGTCTTCGGCAGCCTGATAGCGACGGTCGTCGGCTTCGTGATCGGTCTGCTGTTCAAGCTGCTGATCTTCGTGGCGCTGATCGGCGGTCTGATCTACATCGTGCGGAAGTTCATGTCGAGTTCGTCGTCGCGCGGCGACTGGTGA
- a CDS encoding SsgA family sporulation/cell division regulator yields the protein MRESVQAEVMMSFLVSEELSFRIPVELRYETRDPYAVRLTFHLPGDAPVTWAFGRELLVDGVGRPCGDGDVRIGPADNEELAEVLIRLQVGADRALFRSSTAPLVAFLDRTDKLVPLGQEGALEDFDAHLDEALDRILAEEQNAG from the coding sequence ATGCGCGAGTCCGTACAGGCAGAGGTCATGATGAGCTTTCTCGTGTCCGAGGAGCTCTCCTTCCGCATTCCGGTGGAACTGCGGTACGAGACCCGTGATCCCTATGCCGTACGGCTGACCTTCCATTTGCCCGGCGATGCCCCCGTCACCTGGGCCTTCGGCCGGGAACTGCTGGTCGACGGGGTGGGCAGGCCGTGCGGCGACGGCGATGTGCGCATCGGTCCCGCCGACAACGAGGAGCTGGCCGAGGTGCTGATCCGCCTTCAGGTCGGCGCCGACCGGGCGCTGTTCCGGTCCTCCACCGCACCGCTGGTGGCGTTCCTCGACCGCACGGACAAACTGGTCCCGCTGGGCCAGGAAGGCGCTCTGGAGGACTTTGACGCGCATCTCGACGAAGCCCTGGACCGCATCCTGGCGGAAGAGCAGAACGCGGGATGA
- a CDS encoding MarR family winged helix-turn-helix transcriptional regulator: protein MTATDPALTALAQGWCALSLLHGRIETHIERALQTGHELSVREYSLLDVLSRQHDGEGGHLQMKQVADAVVLSQSATTRLVTRLEDRGLLERYLCPTDRRGIYTNVTPAGLQLLEEARPTNDTALREALDEAAQKPELAPLVRVVESLHAPAPAPAPA from the coding sequence ATGACAGCGACGGATCCGGCGCTCACCGCGCTCGCCCAGGGCTGGTGCGCCCTCTCCCTGCTGCACGGCAGGATCGAGACGCACATCGAGCGCGCCCTCCAGACGGGACACGAGCTGAGCGTGCGCGAATACTCCCTGCTCGACGTGCTCAGCCGGCAGCACGACGGCGAGGGCGGCCATCTGCAGATGAAGCAGGTCGCCGACGCTGTCGTCCTGAGCCAGAGCGCCACCACCCGGCTCGTCACCCGGCTGGAGGACCGTGGCCTGCTGGAGCGGTACCTGTGCCCGACCGACCGCCGCGGCATCTACACCAACGTCACCCCGGCGGGCCTCCAGCTCCTGGAGGAGGCCAGGCCGACGAACGACACCGCTCTGCGGGAGGCGCTCGACGAGGCCGCGCAGAAACCGGAACTGGCCCCGCTGGTGCGCGTCGTGGAGTCGCTGCACGCCCCCGCCCCGGCTCCGGCGCCCGCGTAG
- a CDS encoding cystathionine gamma-lyase, with product MDDSAAGGENGGRGVARTPVGDGTRAVRAGLPEPVKHEPTLPGPVFAAHFHLPGDPTGPYTYGRDENPTWTLLERAIGELEAPGAQGVDGVETLVFASGMAAVSSVLFSQLSAGDAVVLPDDGYQALPLVRDQLEAYGIEVRTAPTGGDAQLEVLDGARLLWIESPSNPGLDVCDIRRLAEAAHARGALVAVDNTLATPLGQRPLDLGADFSVASGTKQLTGHGDILLGYVTGRDRPAMAAVRRWRKIVGAIPGPMEAWLAHRSIATLQLRVARQNTSALAVAEALRGRPEVTGLRYPGLPDDPAHAIASRQMRRFGCVVSFVLPTRARAERFLDALRLVDDATSFGGVRSTAERRGRWGGDAVPEGFIRLSVGAEDPADLVADVLRALDASAH from the coding sequence ATGGACGATTCCGCTGCGGGCGGCGAAAACGGTGGGCGCGGGGTCGCCCGTACGCCCGTCGGTGACGGCACACGCGCCGTCCGGGCCGGACTCCCCGAGCCGGTCAAGCACGAACCCACGCTCCCCGGACCGGTGTTCGCCGCCCACTTCCATCTGCCCGGCGACCCGACCGGGCCGTACACCTACGGCCGCGACGAGAACCCGACCTGGACCCTGCTCGAACGCGCCATCGGCGAGCTGGAGGCGCCCGGCGCGCAGGGCGTGGACGGTGTCGAGACCCTGGTGTTCGCCTCCGGCATGGCGGCCGTCTCCTCGGTGCTCTTCTCCCAGCTGAGCGCGGGCGACGCGGTGGTCCTGCCCGACGACGGCTACCAGGCACTGCCCCTGGTGCGCGACCAACTGGAGGCGTACGGCATCGAGGTGCGCACCGCGCCGACCGGCGGGGACGCCCAGCTGGAGGTGCTGGACGGCGCGCGGCTGCTGTGGATCGAGTCCCCCTCGAACCCCGGGCTCGACGTGTGTGACATCCGGCGCCTGGCCGAGGCGGCGCACGCGCGGGGCGCCCTGGTCGCCGTGGACAACACCCTCGCCACCCCGCTGGGGCAGCGGCCCCTGGACCTGGGCGCCGACTTCTCCGTGGCCAGTGGCACCAAGCAGCTCACCGGGCACGGCGACATCCTGCTGGGCTATGTCACCGGCCGGGACCGGCCGGCCATGGCCGCCGTCCGCCGCTGGCGGAAGATCGTCGGAGCCATCCCCGGCCCGATGGAGGCGTGGCTCGCACACCGCTCGATCGCGACCCTGCAACTGCGCGTCGCCCGGCAGAACACCTCCGCGCTGGCCGTCGCCGAAGCGCTGCGCGGGCGCCCCGAGGTGACGGGGCTGCGTTACCCGGGGCTGCCCGACGACCCCGCCCACGCGATCGCCTCGCGGCAGATGCGGCGCTTCGGGTGCGTGGTCTCCTTCGTGCTGCCCACGCGCGCGCGGGCCGAGCGGTTCCTCGACGCGCTGCGGCTCGTGGACGACGCGACGAGCTTCGGCGGAGTGCGCTCCACCGCCGAGCGGCGCGGGCGCTGGGGCGGTGACGCGGTCCCGGAGGGCTTCATCCGGCTGTCCGTCGGCGCGGAGGACCCTGCTGACCTGGTGGCGGACGTCCTGCGGGCGCTGGACGCGTCGGCGCACTGA
- a CDS encoding MFS transporter, whose protein sequence is MPLALLALAIGAFGIGTTEFVIMGLLPEVAGDFGVSIPTAGLLVTGYALGVMLGAPLMTVLGTKISRKRMLMLLMGLFVAGNLLSALAPSFSVMLIGRVVASLAHGAFFGIGSVVAAGLVAPGKRAGAIAMMFTGLTVANVVGVPLGTLIGQSAGWRVTFAAVAALGVVGLVGIARLVPDLPRPQGVRLRHELAAFKNAQVLLAMAMTVLGFGGVFAAITYIAPMMTRVAGFSDSSVTWLLVLFGLGMVGGNLVGGRFADRALMPLLYVSLGALALVLALFTVTAHNKIAAAVTIVLIGALGFATVPPLQKRVLDQAHGAPTLASAVNIGAFNLGNALSAWIGGLVIAAGFGYTAPNWVGAALAAGALVLAVVSAALERRDSASGTVVTGSAPAERPAPVHH, encoded by the coding sequence ATGCCTCTCGCGCTTCTGGCCCTCGCGATCGGGGCCTTCGGGATCGGCACGACCGAGTTCGTGATCATGGGCTTGCTGCCCGAGGTCGCGGGCGACTTCGGGGTCTCCATCCCCACAGCGGGTCTCCTCGTGACCGGCTACGCCCTCGGCGTCATGCTCGGCGCCCCCCTGATGACCGTTCTGGGCACCAAGATCTCCCGCAAGCGGATGCTGATGCTGCTGATGGGCCTGTTCGTCGCCGGGAACCTGCTCTCGGCGCTGGCCCCCTCCTTCTCCGTCATGCTGATCGGCCGGGTGGTCGCCTCGCTGGCCCACGGCGCCTTCTTCGGCATCGGCTCGGTGGTCGCGGCGGGGCTGGTCGCCCCCGGCAAGCGCGCCGGGGCCATCGCGATGATGTTCACCGGTCTCACGGTCGCCAACGTCGTCGGCGTACCCCTGGGGACCCTGATCGGGCAGTCCGCGGGCTGGCGCGTCACCTTCGCCGCGGTCGCCGCCCTCGGCGTCGTCGGCCTGGTCGGCATCGCGCGGCTCGTCCCCGACCTGCCCCGGCCCCAGGGCGTCCGCCTGCGCCACGAACTCGCCGCCTTCAAGAACGCCCAGGTGCTGCTGGCCATGGCGATGACCGTGCTCGGCTTCGGCGGTGTCTTCGCCGCCATCACCTACATCGCACCGATGATGACCCGTGTCGCCGGCTTCTCGGACAGCTCCGTCACCTGGCTGCTCGTCCTCTTCGGTCTCGGCATGGTCGGGGGCAACCTCGTCGGTGGCCGGTTCGCCGACCGCGCCCTGATGCCCCTGCTGTACGTCTCCCTGGGCGCCCTCGCCCTGGTCCTGGCGCTCTTCACCGTCACCGCGCACAACAAGATCGCGGCGGCCGTGACCATCGTCCTCATCGGCGCCCTCGGCTTCGCGACCGTACCGCCGCTGCAGAAGCGCGTCCTCGACCAGGCGCACGGCGCCCCGACCCTGGCCTCGGCCGTGAACATCGGCGCCTTCAACCTCGGCAACGCCCTGTCCGCGTGGATCGGCGGACTGGTCATCGCCGCCGGCTTCGGCTACACCGCGCCCAACTGGGTCGGCGCCGCACTCGCGGCGGGCGCCCTGGTGCTCGCCGTCGTCTCCGCCGCGCTGGAACGCCGGGACAGCGCCTCCGGCACGGTCGTCACCGGGTCGGCCCCGGCGGAGCGCCCGGCCCCCGTCCACCACTGA
- a CDS encoding cupin domain-containing protein → MKAFRLDELEAERAANDGAYLQFLRERNMSVGLYALDAGGHDPQNPHRQDEVYFVVSGRASLTVGLETTEVARGSVVYVPAGVAHKFHHISEDLRVLVVFSPPEA, encoded by the coding sequence ATGAAGGCATTCCGGCTGGACGAACTGGAGGCGGAGCGGGCCGCCAACGACGGCGCGTACCTGCAGTTCCTGCGGGAGCGGAACATGTCCGTCGGCCTGTACGCGCTGGACGCGGGCGGCCACGACCCGCAGAACCCGCACCGCCAGGACGAGGTGTACTTCGTCGTGAGCGGCCGCGCCTCCCTGACGGTGGGCCTGGAGACGACCGAGGTGGCGCGCGGCAGCGTGGTGTACGTACCGGCCGGAGTCGCCCACAAGTTCCACCACATCAGCGAGGATCTGCGGGTCCTCGTGGTGTTCTCTCCGCCGGAAGCGTGA
- a CDS encoding LysR family transcriptional regulator: MDLALLRTFVTVHRAGSFTRAAALLGLSQPAVTSQIRTLERQLGRPLFLRQARGVTPTSIGEELAHKAAPHLDALVEIAEAGLDEESSLRTLHLAGPPEFTAERALPALSELTGYEGQGFALRASFGTAEEALEGLSAGHHDLVISTAQPRGALLTATALCDEEHVLVAAPRWADGNGSVRRAGRKAPAPEDVPVIEVHESLPFVSRYWASVFDTPPTGSGTVIVADLRAVLACAVAGAGLAVLPRYLCAAALERGDVVALHEPAVPPLRTYFLVIRTGTMAMPHIARAHDWLLRAAADWC, translated from the coding sequence GTGGACCTGGCGTTGCTGCGCACCTTTGTGACCGTGCACCGGGCCGGCTCCTTCACCCGGGCGGCAGCGCTGCTCGGCCTCTCCCAGCCGGCCGTCACCTCCCAGATCCGCACACTGGAGCGGCAATTGGGACGGCCCCTGTTCCTGCGCCAGGCCCGCGGCGTGACACCGACGTCCATCGGGGAGGAACTCGCCCACAAGGCCGCTCCGCATCTGGACGCGCTGGTGGAGATCGCCGAGGCGGGCCTCGACGAGGAGTCCTCCTTGCGGACGCTGCATCTGGCCGGGCCCCCGGAGTTCACCGCCGAGCGGGCACTGCCCGCACTGAGCGAGCTGACCGGGTACGAGGGCCAGGGCTTCGCATTGCGCGCCTCGTTCGGAACCGCCGAGGAAGCTCTGGAGGGGCTGTCCGCCGGTCATCACGACCTGGTCATCAGCACGGCCCAGCCGCGTGGCGCGCTGCTCACGGCGACGGCGCTGTGCGACGAGGAGCACGTCCTGGTCGCCGCTCCGCGCTGGGCCGACGGCAACGGCTCCGTCCGGCGCGCGGGCAGGAAGGCGCCCGCCCCGGAGGACGTCCCGGTGATCGAGGTCCATGAGTCGCTGCCGTTCGTCTCCCGCTACTGGGCCTCGGTGTTCGACACCCCGCCGACCGGCTCCGGCACGGTGATCGTCGCCGACCTGCGAGCGGTGCTCGCCTGCGCGGTGGCGGGCGCGGGGCTCGCGGTGCTGCCCCGCTATCTGTGCGCCGCGGCCCTGGAGCGCGGGGACGTGGTGGCACTGCACGAGCCGGCGGTGCCGCCGCTGCGGACGTACTTCCTGGTGATTCGGACCGGCACCATGGCCATGCCGCACATCGCGCGAGCTCATGACTGGCTGCTGCGCGCGGCCGCCGACTGGTGCTGA
- a CDS encoding GNAT family N-acetyltransferase: MSTPSPAAWPIRPLTRRDLTACADLSENRGWPREEHKWGLLLSAGKGYGIDDPDGGLVAACVVTGYGPQDGPDLAAVGMVLVAERHARRGIGRRLMRHIVTAAGTTPLTLYATPNGRPLYEELGFKVIGRSEMVRGRFSPEPRPEGPATRPASAEDLAAILRLDEEVFGADRTPIITRLPAFADQFRVAEENGRLIGYAAAWPNMDTHVVGPLIARDTETAKALIASLAAHTDRPLRTDIDVRHEELREWAAQRGLASVSFNSVMTYGIPELPGDGARRFAPLTVAAG; the protein is encoded by the coding sequence GTGTCGACTCCTTCCCCCGCCGCGTGGCCCATTCGCCCTCTGACGCGCCGTGACCTCACCGCCTGCGCCGACCTTTCCGAGAACCGGGGCTGGCCACGGGAGGAACACAAATGGGGCCTCCTCCTCTCCGCCGGGAAGGGGTACGGCATCGACGACCCCGACGGGGGACTGGTGGCGGCCTGCGTCGTCACCGGGTACGGGCCGCAGGACGGACCGGACCTCGCTGCCGTCGGCATGGTCCTGGTCGCCGAGCGCCATGCACGCCGCGGCATCGGCCGCCGGCTGATGCGGCACATCGTCACCGCGGCGGGCACCACACCGCTGACCCTCTACGCCACTCCGAACGGCCGTCCACTGTACGAGGAGCTCGGCTTCAAGGTCATCGGCCGCTCCGAGATGGTGCGCGGACGATTCTCACCGGAGCCCCGGCCTGAAGGCCCCGCCACCCGTCCGGCCTCCGCCGAGGACCTCGCCGCGATCCTGCGGCTGGACGAGGAGGTGTTCGGCGCCGACCGGACCCCGATCATCACCCGGCTGCCCGCGTTCGCCGACCAGTTCCGGGTGGCCGAGGAGAACGGCCGGCTCATCGGCTACGCCGCTGCCTGGCCGAACATGGACACGCACGTGGTGGGCCCGCTGATCGCCCGGGACACCGAGACCGCGAAGGCCCTCATCGCGTCTCTCGCCGCCCACACCGACCGCCCCCTGCGCACCGACATCGACGTGCGCCACGAGGAGCTGCGGGAGTGGGCCGCACAGCGCGGACTGGCCTCCGTCTCCTTCAACTCCGTCATGACGTACGGGATCCCCGAGCTGCCCGGGGACGGCGCGCGCCGGTTCGCTCCGCTGACCGTAGCGGCGGGCTGA
- a CDS encoding winged helix-turn-helix domain-containing protein codes for MTEDRDIPRGRTGDADGGLREHEVRTALLELLAEVGTVTATEAASRLGYSSGLCSFHLRQLARHGRIEEAPHRGGRARPWRLVRHDRAADGPAEDAFGDLARGLEDESWQRWLTQRDGAPPEWRHDAAFSAVAYLTPGEMNRVAEAVRQALAPYQDREQRPLARPEDARPVALITRLFPLLPPVPEATDRD; via the coding sequence GTGACTGAAGACCGTGACATCCCGCGCGGCCGTACGGGTGACGCCGACGGCGGACTGCGTGAGCACGAGGTCCGCACCGCGCTGCTGGAGCTGCTCGCCGAGGTCGGCACCGTCACCGCCACCGAGGCCGCGTCCCGGCTGGGCTACAGCTCCGGCCTGTGCTCGTTCCATCTGCGGCAGCTCGCCCGGCACGGCCGCATCGAGGAGGCGCCGCACCGCGGAGGACGCGCCCGGCCCTGGCGCCTGGTGCGGCACGATCGCGCCGCCGACGGGCCGGCCGAGGACGCGTTCGGCGATCTGGCCAGAGGGCTGGAGGACGAGAGCTGGCAGCGCTGGCTGACCCAGCGGGACGGCGCCCCTCCCGAGTGGCGCCACGACGCGGCCTTCAGCGCCGTCGCCTATCTGACGCCCGGGGAGATGAACCGCGTCGCGGAAGCGGTCCGGCAGGCCCTCGCGCCCTACCAGGACCGTGAACAGCGGCCGCTGGCCCGCCCGGAGGATGCCCGGCCGGTGGCACTCATCACGCGGCTGTTCCCCCTGCTGCCCCCCGTACCGGAGGCCACGGACCGAGACTGA
- a CDS encoding GlcG/HbpS family heme-binding protein: MSTIHAVAPLTIQDAETLVTAAHRAAEAAGVAVSVTVLDAGGHLLAFRRDDRAVLISGETSTRKAYTALQLDSATAELVDAVQPGAPFHTLPTALDRPLLFIAGGVPVHRDGRLVGAIGVGGGAPEQDHGFAVAALERLV, encoded by the coding sequence ATGAGCACCATCCACGCCGTCGCCCCGCTGACCATCCAGGACGCCGAGACCCTGGTCACCGCGGCCCATCGCGCCGCCGAGGCGGCCGGTGTCGCCGTCAGCGTCACCGTGCTGGACGCGGGCGGTCATCTGCTCGCCTTCCGCCGTGACGACCGGGCCGTCCTGATCTCCGGGGAGACCAGCACCCGCAAGGCGTACACAGCCCTTCAGCTGGACTCCGCCACGGCCGAACTCGTCGACGCCGTGCAGCCGGGCGCCCCCTTCCACACGCTGCCCACGGCACTGGACCGGCCACTGCTGTTCATCGCGGGCGGCGTACCCGTGCACCGTGACGGCCGCCTGGTCGGAGCGATCGGGGTCGGCGGCGGAGCGCCGGAACAGGATCATGGCTTCGCCGTCGCCGCGCTGGAGCGGCTCGTCTGA
- a CDS encoding IclR family transcriptional regulator, translating to MPEQQRPPAPAGQTLIGSVQRAMRLLETVAGHEHGAPAKQLARETGLALPTAYHLLRTLVHEGYLYRDRGLFFLGAAAERLSSSGAAQKRRSTVVDSLAQWRDLIGVPVYYAMYRDGEIEVVCVSDTPANPAVQEWADFRETGHAHAIGQCLLSQLDGNARRDHLSRYPARSITPYTVRDDHTLLRRLERMPRMQPVTERQEYALGTVCAAVPITVGATAATMALSLPAHQADRLLPAARQLQAEVGRRVGSLALAISI from the coding sequence GTGCCGGAGCAGCAGCGGCCGCCCGCCCCGGCGGGGCAGACCCTCATCGGATCCGTGCAGCGCGCGATGCGCCTGCTGGAGACCGTCGCGGGGCACGAGCACGGTGCCCCGGCCAAACAGCTGGCCCGGGAGACCGGCCTCGCCCTCCCCACCGCCTACCACCTGCTGCGCACCCTGGTCCACGAGGGCTATCTGTACCGCGACCGCGGGCTGTTCTTTCTCGGGGCCGCGGCCGAGCGGCTCAGCAGCAGCGGAGCGGCGCAGAAACGTCGCAGCACGGTCGTCGACTCGCTCGCACAATGGCGTGATCTGATCGGCGTCCCGGTGTATTACGCGATGTACCGGGACGGTGAGATCGAGGTGGTGTGCGTCTCCGACACCCCGGCGAACCCGGCCGTCCAGGAGTGGGCGGACTTCCGGGAGACCGGGCACGCGCACGCGATCGGCCAGTGCCTGCTGTCCCAGCTGGACGGGAACGCCCGCCGGGACCATCTGTCCCGCTATCCGGCGCGGTCCATCACGCCGTACACCGTCCGTGACGACCACACCCTGCTGCGGCGGCTCGAACGGATGCCCAGGATGCAGCCGGTGACGGAACGCCAGGAGTACGCGCTGGGGACGGTCTGCGCGGCCGTGCCGATCACTGTGGGGGCCACGGCCGCCACGATGGCGCTGTCGCTCCCCGCGCACCAGGCCGACCGCCTGCTGCCCGCGGCGCGGCAGCTCCAGGCCGAGGTGGGACGGCGTGTCGGCTCCCTCGCGCTCGCTATCAGTATCTGA
- a CDS encoding serine hydrolase domain-containing protein, producing the protein MTTPQDELLPGTRRALTHRIAVAQAEGRAPSVVASVVRDGRTVWHGARTSVDGHAPDEHTQYRIGSLTKTFTAVLVLRLRDEGLLDLGDPLEKHLPGTGAGDATLVDLLAHTGGLAAEAPGPWWERTPGTLRPELSDVLGEEPLRHPVGRRFHYSNPGYTLLGALVEKVRGAAWEDVLRREVLDPLGLSATGVRPRAPHAGGWAVHPWADVMLPEPVEDLGRMAPAGQLWSTTGDLGRFASFLARGDDRVLGLRSLQEMRTPAAPGAAADVVTGYAYGLGMELRRSGERLLVGHSGSLPGFLASLTLAVDDDVAAVVLANCTSGVPTTTVGADLVRIVADAEPRIPEPWRPLRDIDPAVLELAGQWYWGTHGFGLRLTGDGLLSLEPLAGPGRRSRFRANGDGTWTGLEGYYAGEPLRVVRRPDGSVDHLDLGSFVFTRQPYDSRSAVPGDVDPQGWRGIG; encoded by the coding sequence ATGACGACACCTCAGGATGAACTGCTGCCCGGCACCCGTCGCGCCCTGACGCACCGGATCGCCGTCGCCCAGGCCGAAGGGCGGGCGCCCTCGGTCGTCGCGTCCGTCGTGCGGGACGGCCGGACGGTCTGGCACGGCGCGCGGACGTCGGTGGACGGACACGCACCGGACGAGCACACCCAGTACCGCATCGGCTCCCTCACCAAGACCTTCACCGCCGTGCTCGTCCTGCGGCTGCGCGACGAGGGCCTGCTCGACCTCGGCGACCCGCTGGAGAAGCATCTGCCGGGCACCGGCGCGGGCGACGCGACCCTCGTCGACCTGCTGGCCCACACCGGCGGGCTGGCCGCCGAGGCGCCCGGCCCCTGGTGGGAGCGGACACCGGGGACGCTGCGTCCCGAACTGTCCGACGTCCTGGGGGAGGAGCCGCTGCGGCACCCGGTCGGCAGGCGGTTCCACTACTCGAACCCGGGCTACACCCTGCTGGGCGCGCTGGTCGAGAAGGTGCGCGGGGCCGCGTGGGAGGACGTCCTCCGGCGCGAGGTGCTCGATCCGCTGGGGCTGAGCGCGACGGGAGTACGGCCCAGGGCGCCGCACGCGGGCGGCTGGGCCGTGCACCCGTGGGCCGATGTGATGCTCCCCGAGCCTGTGGAGGACCTCGGGCGGATGGCTCCGGCCGGGCAACTCTGGTCCACGACAGGGGACCTCGGCCGGTTCGCCTCCTTCCTCGCCCGGGGCGACGACCGGGTGCTCGGCCTCCGGTCGCTCCAGGAGATGCGCACTCCTGCGGCCCCGGGCGCGGCGGCGGACGTGGTGACGGGGTACGCGTACGGGCTGGGAATGGAGCTGCGGCGCTCCGGCGAACGGCTCCTGGTGGGGCACTCGGGGTCGCTGCCCGGCTTCCTCGCCTCGCTCACCCTCGCCGTGGACGACGATGTGGCCGCCGTGGTGCTGGCCAACTGCACCTCGGGTGTCCCGACGACCACGGTGGGAGCCGACCTGGTCCGTATCGTGGCCGATGCCGAACCACGTATCCCGGAGCCCTGGCGGCCCTTGCGGGACATCGATCCGGCGGTGCTGGAGCTGGCGGGGCAGTGGTACTGGGGAACCCATGGCTTCGGTCTGAGGCTGACCGGCGACGGGCTCCTCTCGCTGGAGCCGCTGGCCGGCCCCGGGCGCCGGTCGCGGTTCCGGGCGAACGGTGACGGCACCTGGACGGGGCTGGAGGGGTACTACGCCGGTGAGCCGCTGCGGGTCGTACGGCGGCCGGACGGGTCCGTGGACCACCTCGATCTCGGCTCGTTCGTGTTCACCCGTCAGCCGTACGACAGCCGCTCCGCCGTGCCCGGGGACGTGGACCCGCAGGGGTGGCGGGGCATCGGCTAG
- a CDS encoding phage holin family protein yields MKNFVVKTIANAGALAVAVWLLDKITLTGDNTAKEVGTLIGVALVFGLVNFLVKPVVKVLTFPLFILTLGLITLVVNALMLLLTSWVCDKVDLSFHVEGFWTAVLGGLIISVVSWALHMVLPDED; encoded by the coding sequence ATGAAGAATTTCGTAGTCAAGACGATCGCCAACGCAGGCGCCCTGGCCGTCGCCGTCTGGCTGCTCGACAAGATCACACTGACCGGGGACAACACGGCCAAGGAGGTCGGCACCCTCATCGGTGTCGCGCTGGTGTTCGGGCTGGTCAACTTCCTGGTCAAACCGGTGGTGAAGGTGCTGACCTTCCCGCTGTTCATCCTGACGCTGGGCCTGATCACCCTCGTCGTCAACGCGCTGATGCTGCTGCTGACGTCCTGGGTCTGCGACAAGGTCGACCTGAGCTTCCATGTCGAGGGCTTCTGGACCGCCGTCCTCGGCGGGCTGATCATCTCGGTCGTCTCCTGGGCGCTGCACATGGTCCTGCCGGACGAGGACTGA